The Deltaproteobacteria bacterium nucleotide sequence CATTTTTTTTCTGTCTCTATAAACCTTTTGCCATCTTCAACTGCCTCTATGTATAAGGCAACAATCTTTGTGTTTTCATCTCCTGCAAAAAAATCAAGAAGATCATTTTCGCCGACATCAACCCTGTTTCCATAATTTACAACCCTTGCAACACCAATACCTTCCATTGCAAGTGTATCCATAATACTAACTGCAAATGACCCGCTTTGTGAGATAATTGAAAGTCCGCCCTTATGAGGTCTCTGCAATCTGTCTTCAGGTATAAAAAATGTATCAACACCTGAGAAACTATCATATATACCCATGCAGTTTGGTCCAATCACCCTTATCCCTGTTTTACTGATTATATTTTTTATTTCATCCTCCATTGAGGCGCCGCTTCTGCCTGTTTCCTTAAAACCTGCACTTATAATAACAGCGCCTTTTACCCCTGCACTCACATTATCATTTAATGCCTGCAACACCATACCTGATGGGACTATCAGGACAGAAACATCAATTGCCTCACGAATATCTGATACCTTTGCATAGCATTTTAAATCATCTATGGATTTATATTTTGGATTAACAGGATATACTATGCCCTTAAACCTTTTTATTAAACTTTTTAGCAGCACATTACCCAATTTTTCCTGTGAAGGAGATGCGCCAACTACAGCAATAGATTTCGGATTAAAGAATAAGTCCATATCTTTCTTATTCGTATCTCAAACATTCTACAGGGTTTAGTCTTGATGCCCTTTTGGCAGGGTAAAAACCAAAGAATATACCAATAATAGATGAAAACCCGAATGCCAGCGATATTGACCATAGTGATATAAGGATATTCCACCCAGTCACATATGCTACAATCTTTGAGCCGATAATCCCAATTAAAATACCAATCATGCCTCCTATTAAGGCAAGGACAACTGCTTCAATAAGGAACTGCATCAGTATATCCATGCCCTTGGCACCAACAGCCATCCGTATACCTATTTCCTTTGTTCTTTCTGTTACAGAAACAAGCATTATATTCATTATGCCGATACCCCCGACTATCAGTGATACAGATGCTATAGCACCAAGGAGTATAGCCATTGTCTGGGATGCCTTTTCTGATGCTGACATAATATCAGTAAGATTACGAATGCTGAAATCATCTTCTTTACCTGAAATAATATGATGTCTTTGTCTTAAAAGTTCCCTTATATCGTTTTCCGCTTCATTAAGCATGTCTTTAGAAACTGCCTTTATATATATTATTCTCACTGCCCCTGGAAACGGTGTTCCGAATATCTTTTTCTGAAGGGTGGAGAGTGGGACATAAATGGCATCGTCCTGATCCTGTCCCATAGGCGACTGTCCTTTTTTTGCAAGAATGCCTATTACAGCAAACGGCACCTTTTTAATCCTTACAATCTTTCCAATGGGGTCTTCTGCCCCAAAAAGGTTTTCTGCTACAGTTTGACCAATAACTGAAGTCTTTGCAGCACCGTCCAGTTCCTTTTGTGTAAATACCCTTCCTGATATAGTCTGCCATTCCCGGACTTCAAATATTTCAGGGGTTGTGCCATGCACTACTGTACTCCAGTTCTGATTTCCATAGACTATCTGTGCTGTTCCTGAATGAAGAGGTG carries:
- a CDS encoding ABC transporter permease, whose protein sequence is MNKMRSALTMLGIIIGVGAVIAMIAVGSGARVQVAKEIESMGTNLLMVLSGATTSGGIRMGMGTQPTLTADDARTIREELSSVAFAAPLHSGTAQIVYGNQNWSTVVHGTTPEIFEVREWQTISGRVFTQKELDGAAKTSVIGQTVAENLFGAEDPIGKIVRIKKVPFAVIGILAKKGQSPMGQDQDDAIYVPLSTLQKKIFGTPFPGAVRIIYIKAVSKDMLNEAENDIRELLRQRHHIISGKEDDFSIRNLTDIMSASEKASQTMAILLGAIASVSLIVGGIGIMNIMLVSVTERTKEIGIRMAVGAKGMDILMQFLIEAVVLALIGGMIGILIGIIGSKIVAYVTGWNILISLWSISLAFGFSSIIGIFFGFYPAKRASRLNPVECLRYE
- a CDS encoding CoA-binding protein, coding for MDLFFNPKSIAVVGASPSQEKLGNVLLKSLIKRFKGIVYPVNPKYKSIDDLKCYAKVSDIREAIDVSVLIVPSGMVLQALNDNVSAGVKGAVIISAGFKETGRSGASMEDEIKNIISKTGIRVIGPNCMGIYDSFSGVDTFFIPEDRLQRPHKGGLSIISQSGSFAVSIMDTLAMEGIGVARVVNYGNRVDVGENDLLDFFAGDENTKIVALYIEAVEDGKRFIETEKK